One genomic segment of Carbonactinospora thermoautotrophica includes these proteins:
- a CDS encoding DUF1059 domain-containing protein, with protein MKKFSCSDAGASCTAQVTATDEQDLVRQLTQHVRQVHKIEPNETILTYLVSKAYDVGGGSR; from the coding sequence ATGAAGAAGTTCTCATGCAGCGACGCGGGAGCCTCGTGCACCGCGCAGGTGACGGCGACCGATGAACAGGACCTCGTGCGCCAGCTGACCCAGCACGTACGGCAGGTGCACAAGATCGAGCCGAACGAGACGATCCTGACCTACCTCGTCTCGAAGGCGTACGACGTGGGCGGTGGCTCGCGGTGA
- a CDS encoding SRPBCC family protein, with product MLIESEFEVAAPVEQVWKYMLDVPRMALCMPGAELTEVVDQDTYKGRVTTKLGPVSMRFAGVAHVVERDEPAKRIVVNATGSEEKGKGQAQMLVTATLIRAGRGTKVKVSQDLQISGAAAQFGRGMIQDVTNVLLGQFAANVQDDIGRWSRGEAPSARGEAPMKGLSVGLQAMLVALKRFFGRFFGGFGGGRQVSATTFQRRRTLT from the coding sequence ATGCTCATCGAGAGCGAGTTCGAGGTCGCCGCGCCGGTCGAACAGGTGTGGAAGTACATGCTCGACGTGCCGCGGATGGCGCTCTGCATGCCCGGTGCCGAGCTTACCGAGGTGGTCGATCAAGACACCTACAAGGGGCGGGTGACCACGAAGCTGGGGCCGGTGTCGATGCGGTTCGCTGGCGTCGCGCACGTGGTGGAGCGCGACGAGCCGGCGAAGCGGATCGTGGTGAACGCCACCGGCTCAGAGGAGAAGGGCAAGGGCCAGGCCCAGATGTTGGTCACCGCGACCCTGATCCGGGCCGGCCGGGGCACCAAGGTCAAGGTGTCCCAGGACCTGCAGATCTCCGGAGCGGCCGCCCAGTTCGGGCGGGGCATGATCCAGGACGTCACGAACGTGCTCCTGGGGCAGTTCGCCGCCAACGTCCAGGACGACATCGGCCGGTGGAGCCGGGGCGAGGCGCCCTCGGCGCGGGGGGAAGCCCCGATGAAGGGCTTGAGCGTCGGCTTGCAGGCGATGCTGGTCGCGCTGAAACGGTTCTTCGGTCGGTTCTTCGGCGGATTCGGCGGGGGGCGCCAAGTGAGCGCGACAACCTTCCAGCGAAGGAGGACCCTGACATGA
- a CDS encoding aerobic carbon-monoxide dehydrogenase large subunit, whose translation MAQPLDEIKIGGLGARRRRVEDDRFIRGKGTYVDDIKLPGMLYMEILRSPLAHARIKSIDTSKAWAIPGVRLVLTGEMAAQRNLAWMPTLSYDTQAVLATDKVRFQGQEVACVVADDPYIAKDGCEAIEVEYEPLPVIVNPEQALAPGAPVIRDDKEGQRDNICYQWEIGDKESTDRAFAQADVVSKLKLHYPRSHPSPIECCGSVADYNPATGKLTVYMTTQAPHIIRTAVSLVAELPEHMIRIIAPDIGGGFGNKVPVYPGYVCSILCSILLGKPVKWIEDKSGNLISTGFARDMYLEGELALRRDGKILAVRLDATTDNGAFFADAQPSKFKVGLLHSAFACYDIPYGHLTARGTYTNKAPGGVAYRCSFRVTEAMFFQERMIHAAASDLGMDPAEFRRINLVKDHQFPYRTAFGFLTDSGQYEKCLDVALEAIGYQDFLRQKERAKANGRLLGIGISTMTEPLGAGNSREYDILGIKMFDSAELRVHPTGKAILRTGARSQGQGHETTWAQIVSHELGIPADDVIVEEGDTDTAPFGMGTYASRSTPTAGAAVAMVARKIRAKARKLAAHLLEVSEEDVEWELGRFYVRGAPSRGVTIQECAMAAYSNMPDGMEPGLEGTAYYDPPNLTWPFACYVVTVEVDPETGVWDVLRTVAVDDCGVRINPMIVEGQIMGGLTEAYAMASMQFQTYDAEGNCIGSNYMDYLLPTAWETPGFELHEVVTPCPHHPIGAKGVGECACVGGPAAFVNAVMNAIEDTGVRNIDMPLLPDRVWEAITFRRDVSGAPPVRRD comes from the coding sequence GTGGCGCAGCCGCTTGACGAGATCAAGATCGGTGGCCTGGGGGCGAGGCGCAGGCGGGTCGAGGACGACCGGTTCATCCGCGGCAAGGGCACCTATGTCGACGACATCAAACTGCCCGGCATGCTGTACATGGAGATCCTGCGCAGCCCGTTAGCGCACGCGCGGATCAAGTCGATCGACACGAGCAAGGCCTGGGCGATCCCGGGCGTGCGGCTGGTGTTGACCGGCGAGATGGCCGCCCAGCGCAACCTCGCCTGGATGCCGACACTGTCCTACGACACACAGGCGGTGCTGGCCACCGACAAGGTGCGCTTCCAGGGCCAGGAGGTCGCCTGCGTGGTGGCCGACGACCCGTACATCGCCAAGGACGGCTGCGAGGCGATCGAGGTCGAGTACGAGCCGCTGCCAGTGATCGTCAACCCGGAGCAGGCGCTGGCACCGGGCGCGCCGGTGATCCGGGACGACAAGGAGGGGCAGCGCGACAACATCTGCTACCAGTGGGAAATCGGCGACAAGGAGAGCACCGACCGCGCGTTCGCGCAGGCCGACGTGGTGTCCAAGCTGAAGCTGCACTACCCGCGGTCGCACCCCTCGCCGATCGAGTGCTGCGGCTCGGTCGCCGACTACAACCCGGCGACCGGCAAGCTCACCGTCTACATGACCACCCAGGCGCCGCATATCATCCGCACCGCGGTGTCCCTGGTGGCCGAACTGCCCGAGCACATGATCCGGATCATCGCGCCGGACATCGGCGGCGGGTTCGGTAACAAGGTCCCGGTGTACCCGGGGTACGTCTGCTCGATCCTCTGCTCGATTCTGCTCGGCAAGCCGGTGAAGTGGATCGAGGACAAGTCTGGCAACCTCATCTCCACCGGGTTCGCCCGCGACATGTACCTTGAGGGCGAGCTGGCACTGCGCCGGGACGGCAAGATCCTGGCCGTCCGGTTGGACGCGACCACCGACAACGGCGCGTTCTTCGCGGACGCGCAGCCGAGCAAGTTCAAGGTCGGGCTCCTCCACTCGGCGTTCGCCTGCTACGACATCCCCTACGGCCACCTCACGGCCCGCGGCACCTACACCAACAAGGCCCCCGGCGGGGTGGCGTACCGCTGCTCGTTCCGGGTGACCGAGGCGATGTTCTTCCAGGAACGGATGATCCATGCCGCGGCCAGCGACCTGGGCATGGACCCGGCCGAGTTCCGGCGGATCAACCTGGTCAAGGACCACCAGTTCCCGTACCGCACCGCGTTCGGGTTCCTCACCGACTCCGGCCAGTACGAAAAGTGCCTGGACGTCGCGCTGGAGGCCATCGGGTACCAGGACTTCCTGCGCCAGAAGGAGCGGGCCAAGGCCAACGGCCGGCTGCTGGGCATCGGCATCTCCACCATGACCGAGCCGCTAGGGGCCGGTAACAGCCGGGAGTACGACATCCTCGGCATCAAGATGTTCGACTCGGCCGAGCTGCGGGTGCACCCGACCGGCAAGGCCATCCTCCGGACGGGCGCGCGGTCCCAGGGCCAGGGCCATGAGACGACGTGGGCGCAGATCGTCAGCCACGAGCTCGGCATCCCGGCCGATGACGTGATCGTCGAGGAGGGCGACACCGACACAGCACCGTTCGGGATGGGCACCTACGCCTCGCGCAGCACGCCGACCGCGGGCGCGGCGGTCGCGATGGTGGCCCGCAAGATCCGGGCCAAGGCGCGCAAGCTGGCGGCGCACCTGCTCGAGGTGTCCGAAGAGGACGTGGAGTGGGAGCTCGGCCGGTTCTACGTCCGAGGCGCGCCGTCCCGCGGCGTGACCATCCAGGAGTGCGCGATGGCCGCGTACAGCAACATGCCGGACGGCATGGAGCCGGGCCTGGAGGGCACCGCGTACTACGACCCGCCGAACCTGACCTGGCCGTTCGCCTGCTACGTCGTGACGGTCGAGGTCGACCCGGAGACCGGGGTGTGGGACGTGCTGCGCACGGTGGCCGTCGACGACTGCGGCGTCCGGATCAACCCGATGATCGTCGAGGGCCAGATCATGGGCGGTCTGACCGAGGCGTACGCCATGGCCAGCATGCAGTTCCAGACCTACGACGCGGAGGGCAACTGCATCGGGTCGAACTACATGGACTACCTGCTGCCGACCGCCTGGGAAACCCCGGGATTCGAGCTGCACGAGGTGGTCACACCGTGCCCGCACCACCCGATCGGCGCCAAGGGCGTCGGGGAGTGCGCGTGTGTCGGCGGCCCGGCGGCCTTCGTCAACGCGGTGATGAACGCCATCGAGGACACCGGGGTGCGCAACATCGACATGCCGCTGTTGCCGGACCGGGTGTGGGAGGCGATCACCTTCCGCCGCGACGTGTCGGGTGCGCCCCCGGTCCGTAGGGACTGA
- a CDS encoding (2Fe-2S)-binding protein: MEKRQIKVTVNGEPRLVDVEPRLLLVHLLREGLGLTGTHIGCDTTSCGACTVLFDGQPVKSCTMLAVQTDGHEVTTVEGLAKASELDPVQEGFKEEHALQCGFCTSGMMMSAKALLMENPNPTEEDVRWALSGNLCRCTGYQNIVKAVLWAAKKMQSEAAV; this comes from the coding sequence GTGGAAAAGCGGCAGATAAAGGTGACGGTCAACGGGGAACCGAGGCTCGTGGACGTTGAACCTCGCCTGCTGCTGGTGCATCTCCTCCGCGAGGGGCTGGGCCTGACAGGTACGCACATCGGCTGTGACACGACGAGTTGCGGTGCCTGCACGGTGCTCTTCGACGGTCAGCCGGTGAAGTCCTGCACCATGCTCGCGGTGCAGACCGACGGGCACGAGGTCACCACTGTCGAAGGCCTGGCCAAGGCCAGCGAACTCGACCCGGTTCAGGAGGGCTTCAAGGAGGAGCATGCGCTGCAATGTGGCTTCTGCACCTCCGGAATGATGATGAGCGCGAAGGCCCTTCTCATGGAAAACCCGAACCCGACGGAGGAGGACGTGCGCTGGGCGCTGTCCGGAAACCTCTGCCGGTGCACAGGATACCAAAACATTGTCAAAGCCGTGCTGTGGGCCGCCAAGAAGATGCAGTCCGAAGCGGCCGTCTGA
- a CDS encoding FAD binding domain-containing protein — MYPSRFRYEAPRSLEEALDLLKTYGDEAKVLAGGQSLIPMLKLRFANPEILIDINNLPGLNYHREEPDGTLAIGALCRHRDLERSQLLKAKYPTMAAAAPLVADPIVRTRGTLVGSLCHADPQGDWASVLLALDGEIVAVGPQGRRTIPAVDFVVGPFQNALNPDELAIEARVPAPKGTVLGHYLKLERRVGDFATAGVAVAVEISGGKVTRAGIALTGVGANNIKVTAAEQVLVGSSLDARSIEEAAQLAADAAEPKSDHRGSAAYKRHIVRTFVVRALSSGQRQAA; from the coding sequence ATGTATCCGTCGCGTTTCCGCTACGAGGCGCCGCGCTCCCTCGAAGAGGCGCTCGACCTCCTGAAGACCTACGGTGACGAGGCGAAGGTGCTCGCGGGCGGGCAGAGCCTGATCCCGATGCTCAAGCTGCGCTTCGCCAATCCGGAGATCCTCATCGACATCAACAACCTTCCCGGCCTCAACTACCACCGGGAAGAGCCCGACGGGACGCTCGCCATCGGTGCTCTGTGCCGGCACCGGGACCTGGAGCGGTCCCAGCTGCTCAAGGCGAAGTATCCGACCATGGCTGCCGCCGCGCCGCTGGTCGCCGACCCGATCGTCCGCACCCGCGGCACCCTGGTCGGTTCGCTGTGCCACGCCGACCCGCAGGGCGACTGGGCATCGGTGCTGCTGGCGCTGGACGGGGAGATCGTCGCCGTCGGCCCCCAGGGCCGACGCACCATTCCCGCTGTGGACTTCGTGGTCGGGCCGTTCCAGAACGCGCTGAACCCCGACGAACTGGCCATCGAAGCTCGGGTGCCTGCCCCGAAGGGCACCGTGTTGGGGCACTACCTCAAGCTCGAGCGGCGGGTCGGAGACTTCGCCACCGCTGGGGTTGCGGTCGCGGTGGAGATCTCCGGCGGCAAGGTGACCCGGGCCGGCATCGCGCTGACCGGCGTGGGCGCGAACAACATCAAGGTCACTGCGGCCGAGCAGGTGCTGGTGGGCAGCAGCCTGGACGCCCGCTCGATCGAGGAGGCGGCGCAGCTGGCGGCCGACGCGGCCGAGCCCAAGAGCGACCACCGTGGCAGCGCCGCGTACAAGCGCCACATCGTGCGCACGTTCGTGGTGCGCGCGCTCAGCAGCGGGCAAAGGCAGGCGGCCTGA